From Aquabacter sp. L1I39, the proteins below share one genomic window:
- the bioD gene encoding dethiobiotin synthase — translation MPAFIVTGTDTGIGKTIFSAALTGALGARYWKLVQSGLEEETDSATVARLGRVPAERILHEAYRLKLPASPHLSAEAEGVTIDPDALVPPEWDGPLVIEGAGGLLVPLTRALLTIDVFARWGLPVILCARATLGTINHTLLSIEALRRRNMPIHGVALIGPDMPDNARVIAEFSGVKILGRLPVLDPLDPERLAAAFAAHFDLRDFA, via the coding sequence ATGCCCGCCTTCATCGTCACCGGCACCGATACCGGCATCGGCAAGACCATCTTCAGCGCTGCCCTGACAGGGGCCTTGGGGGCGCGCTATTGGAAGCTTGTGCAATCGGGCCTTGAGGAAGAGACGGACAGCGCCACGGTCGCCCGTCTCGGCCGTGTGCCGGCGGAGCGTATCCTGCACGAGGCCTATCGGCTGAAGCTCCCCGCCTCGCCCCACCTCTCCGCAGAGGCGGAAGGCGTCACCATCGATCCCGATGCCCTGGTGCCGCCGGAGTGGGATGGCCCGCTGGTCATCGAGGGCGCCGGCGGGCTGCTGGTGCCGCTTACCCGCGCACTGCTGACCATTGATGTGTTCGCGCGCTGGGGCCTTCCGGTCATCTTGTGCGCGCGCGCCACGCTCGGCACCATCAACCACACCCTCTTGTCCATCGAGGCCCTGCGGCGGCGAAACATGCCCATCCACGGCGTCGCCCTTATCGGTCCGGACATGCCGGACAATGCCCGTGTCATCGCGGAGTTTTCGGGCGTAAAGATCCTGGGCCGGCTGCCGGTGCTCGATCCGCTGGACCCGGAGCGGCTCGCCGCCGCCTTTGCCGCCCATTTCGACCTGCGGGACTTTGCCTGA
- a CDS encoding 8-amino-7-oxononanoate synthase, with product MNGARLARFETTLAGLRGRARGRSLQGREGYDFASNDYIGLAGSPRLAGAVQAALARGVPVGAAGSRLLRGNHPEHEALEAEAAAFFGAPACLFFGSGFDANLALFSTLPRREDLVVHDALIHASVHSGMAAGKAKVVSAAHNDAQSFEDAIRAWRAEGGRGTPWLAVESIYSMDGDAAPLADLVAVAERHDGFLVVDEAHATGVFGAQGRGLGAAFEGRECLVSLHTCGKGLGVSGALVSAHSSLISFLINRARPFIYATAPSPLMAATVREALRMCAEEPERRDRLSALVRHAESRLASRLGVPASGSQIIPVMIGSNARAMEVARRVQAAGFDCRAIRPPTVPEGTARLRISLTLNVDVATVDGLVDAIAFALQDVAA from the coding sequence ATGAACGGAGCGCGGCTCGCGCGGTTCGAGACCACCCTCGCCGGCCTGAGGGGTCGCGCTCGGGGCCGATCGCTCCAGGGGCGCGAGGGATACGACTTCGCCTCCAACGACTATATCGGCCTTGCCGGGTCGCCCCGCCTCGCCGGCGCGGTTCAGGCGGCTCTGGCGCGTGGCGTTCCGGTGGGCGCGGCGGGATCGCGCCTCCTGCGCGGCAATCATCCCGAGCACGAGGCGCTGGAGGCCGAGGCCGCCGCCTTTTTCGGCGCCCCGGCCTGCCTGTTCTTCGGCAGCGGCTTCGACGCCAATCTCGCCCTCTTCTCCACCTTGCCCCGGCGCGAGGACCTCGTTGTCCATGACGCGCTGATCCATGCCAGCGTTCATTCCGGCATGGCGGCGGGCAAGGCGAAGGTGGTCTCCGCCGCGCACAATGACGCCCAATCCTTCGAGGACGCCATCCGCGCCTGGCGCGCCGAGGGTGGGCGGGGCACGCCCTGGCTTGCCGTGGAAAGCATCTATTCCATGGATGGCGATGCCGCCCCGCTCGCCGATCTCGTGGCCGTGGCGGAGCGCCATGACGGCTTCCTGGTGGTGGACGAGGCCCACGCCACCGGCGTGTTCGGTGCACAGGGGCGAGGCCTCGGCGCCGCCTTCGAGGGGCGCGAATGCCTCGTCAGCCTGCACACCTGCGGCAAGGGGCTGGGCGTGTCCGGCGCGCTGGTGAGCGCGCACTCGAGCCTCATTTCCTTCCTGATCAACCGGGCCCGCCCCTTCATCTATGCCACGGCGCCCTCGCCGCTGATGGCCGCAACGGTGCGCGAGGCGCTGCGCATGTGCGCCGAAGAGCCCGAGCGGCGGGACCGTCTGTCGGCCCTCGTGCGGCACGCGGAATCCCGGCTGGCTTCCCGCCTCGGCGTGCCGGCCAGCGGATCGCAGATCATTCCCGTAATGATCGGCTCCAACGCCCGGGCCATGGAGGTGGCGCGGCGGGTGCAGGCGGCGGGCTTCGATTGCCGCGCCATCCGCCCGCCCACGGTGCCCGAGGGCACGGCGCGCCTGCGCATCTCGCTCACCCTGAACGTGGATGTGGCGACCGTGGACGGCCTGGTGGACGCCATCGCGTTCGCGCTTCAAGACGTGGCCGCCTGA
- a CDS encoding adenosylmethionine--8-amino-7-oxononanoate transaminase: protein MSSSPVWHPFTQHATEPAPPRIVRTQGAYLESEDGRRILDCISSWWVITHGHRHPTIMAALREASESLDQIIFAGFTHEPAEALARELVKLAPAGLDHVFFSDSGSTCVEVALKMALGTFRNRGERRTRIVVMEDSYHGDTIGTMSVGARGVFNAAYEPILFDVDRIPFPVAGREQETLDAFEALARTRETAALILEPLVLGSGGMRMYPPSVLRDLHAIAEATGTLFILDEVMTGWGRTGTLFACQQAAVRPDILCTSKGLTGGAIPLAATLATQEIFDAHYSTDRRHTFFHSSSYTANPIACAAGLANVRVWQNEPVAERIAHLARMQEQRLFRLGQDPHFSSPRQCGTIAAIDLNVPDGGYLAEAGPRLRAFFLERDLLVRPLGNVLYVMLPYCVTAAELDRVYDAMAEAGARFGVAA, encoded by the coding sequence CTGTCGTCCTCCCCCGTCTGGCACCCCTTCACCCAGCACGCCACGGAGCCGGCGCCGCCGCGCATCGTGCGCACGCAGGGCGCCTATCTGGAGAGCGAGGACGGGCGGCGCATCCTGGACTGCATCTCGTCCTGGTGGGTCATCACCCACGGCCACCGCCATCCCACCATCATGGCGGCGCTCCGGGAAGCGAGCGAGAGCCTCGACCAGATCATCTTCGCCGGCTTCACCCACGAACCTGCTGAAGCCCTGGCGCGCGAACTGGTGAAGCTCGCCCCAGCCGGCCTCGATCACGTCTTCTTTTCCGATTCGGGCTCCACCTGCGTGGAAGTGGCGCTGAAGATGGCGCTCGGCACCTTCCGCAATCGCGGCGAGCGGCGGACCCGCATCGTGGTGATGGAGGACAGCTATCACGGCGACACCATCGGCACCATGAGCGTAGGCGCGCGGGGCGTGTTCAACGCCGCCTATGAGCCCATCCTGTTCGACGTGGACCGCATCCCCTTTCCCGTCGCCGGCCGGGAGCAGGAGACGCTGGACGCTTTCGAGGCCCTGGCCCGCACCAGAGAGACCGCCGCGCTCATCCTGGAGCCGCTGGTGCTGGGCTCGGGCGGCATGCGCATGTACCCGCCCTCCGTGCTGCGGGACCTGCACGCGATCGCCGAGGCCACCGGCACACTCTTCATCCTGGACGAGGTGATGACCGGCTGGGGCCGCACGGGCACCCTCTTCGCCTGCCAGCAGGCGGCCGTGCGGCCGGACATATTGTGCACCTCCAAGGGCCTGACCGGGGGCGCGATCCCACTCGCTGCCACCCTCGCAACACAAGAGATTTTCGACGCCCATTACTCAACCGACCGCCGGCACACCTTCTTCCACTCCTCCTCTTATACCGCCAACCCGATTGCCTGCGCCGCCGGGCTCGCCAATGTCCGGGTCTGGCAGAACGAGCCGGTGGCGGAGCGCATCGCCCATCTCGCCCGCATGCAGGAGCAGCGGCTGTTCCGGCTGGGGCAGGACCCGCATTTCTCGTCGCCGCGCCAGTGCGGCACCATCGCCGCCATCGACCTCAACGTGCCCGATGGCGGCTATCTGGCCGAGGCCGGGCCGCGCCTGCGCGCCTTCTTCCTGGAACGCGACCTCCTGGTGCGCCCGCTGGGCAACGTGCTTTATGTGATGCTCCCCTATTGCGTCACCGCCGCTGAACTCGACCGGGTCTATGACGCCATGGCCGAGGCCGGCGCGCGCTTCGGTGTGGCGGCGTGA
- a CDS encoding beta-ketoacyl-ACP synthase III — translation MTKGTTLLGFGHAVPDRRVPNEEIEARLGLGPGWIARRTGILERRWAAPEDTLSDLAAAAGRMALTEAEGQGLAPKSIGLTLLATSTPDHLLPPSAPLVAHKLGLSGCGAVDLAGACGGFLYALVMAEAFTRTSGTPALVIAANLLSRRINPAERASCVLFADAAGAVVVAPSPRAEAGVLSAHLASDGAGYGLIQVPAGGSSRPFAPGVPVEDTRMTITDGQAVFVEAVRLMSDSARHALVRAGLEAQQIHHFVPHQANARLMNAVAHALGIPGSKVLSSVAQFGNSSAATIPLTLSLAHRNRPFRLGETLLMSAAGAGLTGGACVLRL, via the coding sequence GTGACCAAAGGCACCACCCTTCTCGGCTTCGGCCATGCGGTCCCCGACCGCCGCGTGCCCAATGAAGAGATCGAGGCCCGCCTCGGCCTCGGGCCGGGCTGGATCGCACGGCGCACGGGCATATTGGAGCGGCGTTGGGCGGCCCCGGAGGACACCCTCTCCGACCTCGCAGCCGCGGCGGGGCGGATGGCGCTCACCGAGGCGGAGGGCCAAGGCCTCGCTCCCAAGAGCATCGGCCTCACTCTGCTGGCCACATCGACGCCCGACCACCTCCTGCCCCCCTCCGCCCCCCTGGTGGCGCACAAGCTGGGGCTTTCCGGCTGCGGCGCGGTGGACCTCGCGGGCGCCTGCGGCGGCTTTCTCTATGCCCTGGTCATGGCCGAGGCCTTCACCCGCACCTCGGGCACGCCCGCTTTGGTGATCGCGGCCAATCTCCTGAGCCGGCGAATCAATCCGGCCGAGCGGGCAAGCTGTGTCCTGTTCGCCGATGCGGCCGGCGCGGTGGTGGTGGCGCCGAGCCCGCGCGCGGAGGCGGGTGTGCTCTCCGCCCACTTGGCGTCGGATGGGGCGGGGTACGGGCTGATCCAGGTTCCCGCGGGCGGATCGAGTCGCCCCTTTGCGCCCGGCGTGCCTGTGGAAGACACCCGCATGACCATCACGGACGGGCAGGCGGTGTTCGTGGAGGCGGTGCGCCTCATGAGCGACAGCGCCCGCCATGCGCTGGTGCGCGCCGGTCTCGAAGCGCAGCAGATCCACCATTTCGTCCCCCACCAGGCCAATGCCCGGCTCATGAATGCGGTGGCTCACGCCCTCGGCATTCCCGGCTCCAAGGTTCTCAGTTCCGTGGCGCAGTTCGGCAATTCCTCCGCCGCCACCATCCCGCTGACCCTGTCGCTGGCACATCGCAACCGGCCTTTCCGGCTGGGCGAGACGCTTTTGATGAGCGCAGCGGGCGCAGGATTGACCGGAGGCGCCTGCGTGCTGCGCCTGTGA